One segment of Salvia splendens isolate huo1 chromosome 20, SspV2, whole genome shotgun sequence DNA contains the following:
- the LOC121782016 gene encoding pentatricopeptide repeat-containing protein At2g03880, mitochondrial-like, which translates to MGCDFGFTQMRNPPQTAIRGVLSTLYGVPARCSTFCLSKNHLPKLVGSCSSISTSAARIGERVDWRRKPEKIQSLYEVKASNGENRIKWYSEKLRDCATGMCFREGRAIHGCIVRRGTEPDVHLWVSLINFYAKCRALECSCRVFKQMPVKDVVSWTALISGYVARGNGIKSVELFCEMRRDDVRPNEFTLATVLKGCSLSLDLDFGKQVHAEVVKVGLLSDAYIGSSLIDLYSKCGELEYADDVFCMMPEKNDFLWSALLNGYAQVGNGEAVLRLFLKMDEAELRFSNFTLSIVLKGIASLGALRAGQAIHSVAIKVGGELDDFVTCSLVNMYSKCGVADDALKVFRKINNPDIVAWSSIISVLDHQGLKEEAAKLFQQMRESGMRPNQFTLSSIASAAANIGDLRYGRSIHGCAYKFGLESDDLLSNALISMYMKLGSVSHGYCIFDRMTNRDVITWNALLSGFHDDETSDEGSKIFRQMLVDGFRPNMYTYISTLRSCSSLSNVEAGRQIHAHIIKDKFDRDGYVGTALIDMYAKCGRMQDVEAVFNTLNERDVFTWTVMISGFSQTNQGEKAARCFNEMRREGVVPNEFTVASCLRGCSGIASLESGRQLHSLAVKAGLSSDIFVSSALVDMYGKCGYINDAEILFDGMELRDTVMWNTMICGYAQHGEGDKALEAFNRMMNDRLLPDEITFLGILCACSHMGLVEQGKKYFHSMRESYGISPSIEHYACLIDMLGRAGKFSEVDRLIEDMELTPNALIWENVLGACRIHGNVELGEKAAEKLFEMDPETDSNYVLLANLYAAKDRWDDASRVRASMSSKGVKKEPGCSWVDVDAQVHVFLSQDASHPRLSDIHQKLEELGDAVTEAGYAPDAKHALHNVSGKERVDNLLHHSERLALGLALINKGSAAGKIRIFKNLRICGDCHEFIKFVSGTMDREIIVRDRNRFHHFHHGVCSCKGYW; encoded by the coding sequence ATGGGATGCGATTTTGGCTTTACACAAATGCGGAATCCACCACAAACCGCAATCAGAGGCGTTCTCTCAACTCTGTACGGAGTTCCCGCCAGGTGTTCGACGTTTTGCCTGAGTAAAAACCATCTCCCCAAATTGGTCGGCTCTTGTTCGTCAATTTCGACTTCTGCTGCGAGAATTGGGGAAAGGGTGGATTGGAGAAGAAAACCGGAAAAGATACAATCTTTGTATGAGGTAAAAGCGTCGAACGGGGAAAACAGGATTAAATGGTATTCGGAAAAGCTGAGGGATTGTGCGACTGGAATGTGTTTTAGAGAAGGGAGGGCGATTCATGGCTGTATTGTTCGAAGAGGGACTGAGCCTGATGTGCATCTCTGGGTTTCTTTGATTAACTTCTATGCAAAATGTCGGGCGTTGGAGTGTTCGTGCCGTGTGTTTAAGCAAATGCCGGTTAAAGACGTTGTGTCGTGGACTGCTCTGATATCGGGTTATGTAGCTCGAGGGAATGGGATAAAGAGCGTCGAGTTGTTCTGTGAAATGAGGAGGGATGATGTAAGGCCGAACGAGTTCACTTTGGCCACTGTGCTGAAGGGCTGCTCGCTGTCATTGGATTTGGATTTTGGGAAGCAAGTGCACGCGGAGGTGGTTAAGGTTGGCCTTCTCTCGGATGCTTACATCGGCTCCTCTTTGATTGACCTGTACTCGAAATGTGGGGAGCTGGAGTACGCGGATGATGTTTTCTGTATGATGCCGGAGAAAAATGATTTCTTGTGGAGTGCTTTGCTTAATGGTTATGCACAGGTGGGAAATGGAGAGGCGGTCTTAAGattgtttttaaaaatggaTGAGGCAGAATTGAGGTTTAGTAACTTCACGTTGTCGATTGTTTTGAAAGGGATAGCTAGCTTGGGTGCTCTTAGAGCTGGTCAAGCGATCCATTCTGTGGCGATCAAGGTTGGTGGTGAGCTTGATGATTTTGTTACATGTAGTCTAGTTAATATGTACTCGAAATGTGGAGTGGCTGATGACGCCTTAAAAGTGTTTAGGAAGATAAACAATCCTGATATAGTTGCGTGGAGCTCGATTATCAGTGTGCTTGATCACCAAGGTCTGAAGGAAGAAGCAGCCAAGTTGTTCCAGCAGATGAGGGAATCTGGTATGAGGCCTAATCAATTCACCCTCTCGAGTATTGCTAGTGCTGCCGCAAATATAGGTGACCTGCGCTATGGTCGAAGCATTCATGGCTGTGCTTACAAATTTGGGCTTGAATCTGATGATTTGTTGAGTAATGCGTTGATTTCCATGTACATGAAGCTTGGGTCAGTGTCACACGGGTACTGTATCTTCGATAGAATGACTAATCGAGATGTCATTACTTGGAACGCCCTTTTGTCTGGATTCCACGATGATGAAACTTCTGATGAAGGAAGCAAAATTTTCAGACAGATGCTTGTTGATGGTTTTAGGCCCAATATGTATACCTATATTAGCACTTTAAGGTCATGTTCGAGCCTCTCGAACGTTGAAGCTGGGAGGCAAATTCATGCCCACATAATAAAAGACAAATTCGACAGAGATGGTTATGTTGGGACTGCTCTGATCGACATGTATGCCAAGTGTGGGAGGATGCAGGATGTGGAAGCCGTATTTAACACGTTGAATGAAAGAGATGTATTCACTTGGACAGTTATGATCTCAGGTTTCTCACAGACGAATCAAGGAGAAAAGGCAGCTCGTTGTTTCAATGAGATGAGGAGAGAAGGTGTTGTTCCTAACGAGTTCACCGTTGCTAGCTGTTTGAGAGGCTGCTCCGGGATTGCCAGCCTTGAGAGTGGACGACAGTTGCACTCTTTGGCGGTTAAAGCAGGACTGTCTTCCGACATCTTTGTATCTAGCGCACTGGTCGACATGTACGGGAAATGTGGATACATCAATGATGCTGAAATCCTGTTTGATGGGATGGAACTACGCGATACTGTAATGTGGAACACAATGATATGCGGATATGCTCAGCACGGAGAGGGCGATAAGGCGCTTGAAGCATTTAATAGAATGATGAACGACAGACTGCTCCCTGATGAAATCACTTTTCTAGGTATCCTTTGTGCCTGCAGCCACATGGGATTAGTTGAACAAgggaaaaaatattttcactcAATGAGGGAATCCTACGGCATCTCTCCCAGTATCGAGCACTATGCTTGCTTGATCGATATGCTTGGCCGAGCAGGCAAATTCAGTGAGGTTGACCGCCTTATCGAAGACATGGAGCTAACTCCAAATGCATTGATATGGGAGAATGTACTCGGTGCTTGCAGAATCCATGGAAATGTGGAATTGGGTGAAAAAGCAGCTGAGAAACTTTTCGAAATGGATCCTGAAACAGATTCAAACTACGTTTTGCTAGCTAATCTCTACGCTGCAAAAGATAGGTGGGACGATGCCTCTAGGGTTCGAGCATCCATGTCTAGTAAAGGCGTGAAGAAGGAACCCGGGTGCAGCTGGGTCGATGTTGATGCTCAAGTTCACGTCTTCCTATCTCAGGATGCATCCCATCCTAGGCTGTCGGATATCCATCAGAAGTTGGAGGAGTTGGGAGACGCGGTGACTGAAGCAGGGTATGCACCGGATGCAAAGCACGCGCTTCACAATGTTTCGGGCAAGGAAAGGGTGGATAATCTTTTGCATCACAGTGAGAGGTTGGCTCTGGGGTTGGCTCTCATAAACAAGGGCAGTGCTGCTGGGAAGATCAGGATTTTCAAGAACCTTCGTATCTGTGGAGACTGTCATGAGTTCATCAAGTTTGTGTCGGGAACCATGGATCGGGAGATCATAGTTCGTGATAGAAACCGCTTCCACCACTTCCACCACGGCGTGTGCTCGTGTAAAGGTTACTGGTGA